The segment TGAAAGAAAGATCAAGCATGTCATTCTCCTTATCGGTTGGTTCTTCAAGTTTGTTGTACTACTTAGTTTCCTGTATATAGATTTCCAAATATCTTTTGTTTTCAGGGAAAGCAGAGGATGTTTTTATGATTAATGGAGGAGATATGTTCCCCATCACTTGACACGTTGAACACGCTAGAGAAGTCTCACAAGCCCCTGCAAAAGCTTTTCTCACACAACTAACTTGTCCAGGAAATGAACACTAGTAGTTGTTGACTGCGCTTTTGAGATTCGATGTGTTAATCTTCACAACACTCTCTTCTGAGTATAAGTGAAAGCAACTCACAACCTTAGGTCTCTGAAGCTTACTACCAGAAACCTCTAACCCATCAATGCTGTAAAGAGTTTTTAAGGTAAACTCTTGGAGAAGACGGCAACTAATACTAAGTGCCTTGAGTCCTAAGCAATTTTCTAGAGCTAATTTCTCTAGATGAGGGAAGTTTGGATCTGTGAAGAAATCTGAGATATAAGTTTGATTTAAGCTTCAAGGCCCTTTTGAAATTGTTAGTGAATTCAAATGTCAAGATCTTGAACTTAAGTGATCTGAGATTATTGATTATTATAAATTTCAACGAAATCAATACTATTTCAGTTGAACCAACATGCTCTTGATAGGAACTTGACTAAAGTTAAAAACACAAAGATTGGCTTTTAAGACTACAAATGGCGATGGTGCTGGCACTCAAGAGGAGTAACAAGAAACCTCGCAGCATCAAAACAATAATCATAACTCAAAACAATATTATACTAGGTGtcttgcccgcatatgcggaCTTAATCGTTTTACAATATTTATTaggttattttttattaattcaaaaaccagtataataaattattatttatgttttcaaaaaaaataaatcaaacatatatatttttattaaagataacattgactttaaccactgaatttattataattgttttataatttatttttaaattttataactaaaaaatatgttttaagataacaacacaatatataaaaattatcttattttttaaaaagttaatattattaataaaaattcgtttttgattatataattaattatatataaaattcattaaaggtattatagatattaaccgctctaactttcaacgtgagagctCTGTTGCTAaaaattacttcgcaaataatagtatagatactgCTTATTTGGGTTCGAGCTAACCATTTGAGTTATGATtattgtatataaaaatataaattaaatatacgTATTATATACTGCTTATTTGGGTTCGAgctaaacaataattaaatatacattCCTACCTACCCATTGCTGAATCTTtagcaaaattaaatataagtatataataTTCTAGGTATTAAATATCTATTAATTTTTCTGTTcagttgaaatattttaaatataaatatacacgattttttttgtttttgcgaTATTTGGTTTAATGACTCTTTTGTTTTTGCGGTATTTGTTTTTGACTAAGAGATTGAAGTCGATGTGTCAGCGAGTTTCAGATCTTAAAAGAGTCATCGACAAAGGTTTACAGTCATATATAATTATGGCTGACTTTGATGAAATAACTATAACCCTTTGTTGATATAGTGTCTTATCTCTTTCAAAGTCAACCATAATTATATCGGACTATACCCTTTGTTGATGACTTCTTTAAGATCTAAAACTCGCTGATACATCAACTTCAATCTCTTAGTCTGTAGAAAGATACTTACAGTTATCATTGAACGAACCCATCTGAGATTTGATCAGAAAACAATCATGTACACAGGAATTTGTGTGACTGTCCAATTGCAAGAGTGTCATTCTGACTAAAAATTGTCTCTTTACCGCAGTAATAGGAGATATGTTTCATAAAtagcatttaaaaaataaaattttttaaaaaatcaactttttgattaaaaattctaaaagtatgtccatctatcaacaaaaacttttattatccaaatttttaaatcacaatctcaagtctacaatatttctttataaaaatgataactttccataaatagctttaaataatcatttttaaaatacaactttttgattaaattttttaaaaggatgtccatctatcaacaaaaaaaaagatgcacATCTATCCCGAACTCTTATTATCCAAATTTCTAAATTataatcccaaatctacaatatttctttataaaaatgataattttccataaatagctttaaagaatcatttttaaaatacaacttttttattaaaaattctaaaaggatgcccatctatcaacaaaaactcttattatccaaatttctaaatcacaatctcaatacaatatttctttataaaaatgataacttttcaTAAATAGCtttaaataatcatttttaaaatacaactttttgattaaaatttttaaaaggatgcccatctatcaacaaaaaaaagatgcaCATCTATCCCAAACTCTTATTATccaaatttctaaatcataatcccaaatctacaatatttctttataaaaatgataactttccataaatagctttaaagaatcatttttaaaatacaacttttttattaaaaattctaaaaggatgcccatctatcaacaaaaactcttattatccaaatttctaaatcacaatcccaaatctacaatatttctttataaaaatgataaatttccataaatagctttaaaaaaaatcatttttaaacaCAACGTTTTGATTAGAAATTCTAAAAGGatgctcatctatcaacaaaaactattgttatcctaatttttaagtCAAAAtctcaaatctataatatttctctacaaaaatgattaatttacataaatagcatttaaaaaaatatatttaaaaaatacaaattaatacaaatatttgTTAATTAACAAACGAGGGACTTACCGAAGCACTTCTGAAGCTTCCATTGCTTGAAGTCTCATACTGCACACTTAAGCACTTCTGAAGCTTCCATTGCTTGAAGTCTCATACTGCACACTTTTAGCTGAGTCTCTGAAAGTTGTTGGTCAGTCTTGTCCTAAACTGAAGACTCTAAAGCTAAACCGCCGGTGTTACAGGCGTCCTCGGTACGTGAGTGAAGATGATGCTCTAGCAATCGCTGAAACAGTGCCTGGACTTCGCAACCTACAGCTTTTTGGAAACATGTTATCAGACATTGGTTTAAACACCATTCTTGATAATTGTCCTAACCTGGAACGTCTTGACTTACGTATGTGTCTCAACGTTAACTTTGTCGGAGATCTGAAGAAGCAATGTTCGGAGAGGATCAAAGTTATGAGACGTCCTGGTGACTCGACTCATGATTATCCAtatgaagtatttttttatgatGCCAATTCATTTGATGACTATTTCCCTGAAGTTGATTACCCTGAAGATGATGACCCTTATTACCCTGAAGACCATTACTTCCCAGCTACCAGCGACAATTATGGTGACGATCAGTATGAAATTGATATATTCGGTTTCGTTCAAATCTAAGTTCGTTTTCACTGGTGAGATCTTTTCATTATTTctcaagtgttttttttttgaggttCTTCGCGTTATAGACATGTGTCTTTTATTTTGTgaaactctttcttttttttttaatatttttatatctcaAGAATGCGATTGTTTGAGCTTATTCTGCAACATTAAAGAAAAGAAGCTTGTTGCAATAATACTTTCTCTCAACcataaaaattcttaaagagacATTAATCATCTCTATGGTTTTATACTTCAAAAGGTTCCATTATATGAAAGCTTAACGATCAGTTTGCAAAAAACTAATGAGGTTCTGGAACAAATCCATCAACTGCAAAGTTCCTTGTGGCTGAAGGAATGGCCAAACGCACACCATCAAGCTCTGGTCTTGCAATGACTTGGCATCCCAGTCGTGCTCTgatacaatttttttgttactaGGAACATTAGATACagatcttttctttttttttgggttaagaGTAAGAGAGAAAGTTCACGCTTTTGTGAGTCCAAAAGCAAGATCAAGCATATCATTCTCCTCCTCATCGGTTGGTTCTTCAAGTTTGTTGTAGTTACTCTTTATCCTGTAAATTCAAATTCCAGACACTCTTTTTAATCAGCAGAGTCATTGTTTCAGGAAAAGATGATGATCTGTTATTATTAATAGTGGAGGACATGTGCTCTCACCATCACGATAACATGACTGAGTAAAGTGGAAGCAGCTCTCAACCTTAAGTCTCTGAAGCTCTCAATCAAGCTGCAAAGATTCTCTGTCTTGGAGAAGACGGCAACTAACCCTAAGTACAATATGTCTtaatttatatcttaatttctctaaaaaaaggAATGTTTGGATAAGTGAAGAAAACTGAGAGATTGTAAGTTATTACAAATTCAACAAAATcaaaagataattgattatttatacataaaaaCAGAATCATCAAAGAGCCACAACATCTTCTCTTTGATCACAACAACTCCACTAAAGttaaaacacaaacaaacattGGCCCTTAGACTACAAATGGCGATGGTGCTGGCACTCAAGAGGAGTAACAGGAAACCTCGCCGCATCAAAACAATAATCATAAATCATATGATTAGCTCTAACCCAAATAAGCTGATGATTCTGATGAAGACTAAGCTCAGACACAGTCGGCTCATCCCACCAGAATCTCTGCTCTTCTCCACTACACTTGCTTAGATCACTCGCTGTGGGAACCTCACAAGCATCAATCTTGAAATCTTTGTAAGAAGCAATGAAAGGCGCGTGACTCCAATCCGTTTTCACAAGACCTCCTTGCGTCGCCCAGTCATCAGCGTTCCAGATCGAGCTGTACACTCCCATCGCTTGGTCTTTAGCAAATGGGATGCCTTTGTCTTCAAGATTCTTGTGGACACGAATCGGTGTCTCATCCACAATAAAcctgtaattaaaaaaaaaatcattaaaatggtctaaacaaaaaaagagaaagacttTGGTAATAAAGAAGACTTACACAACGCTGCGTTTACTCCAGAGGATAGAGTAAGTGTGGAACTCAGTGGTGGGATCGAACCAAAGGTTGAGTCTTTGCTCTCTGTTTCCAACTCCGTTCACGTAGACGTTTGTCTGGACTATGTAAGGCTCACCCGTCGTGTTGCCTAAGAACTCGAAGTCAAACTCGTTGTGGTTCGAACCTTCTGAAGACATCTGTAAGAAAACAGAGGAAACAGGGGTGAATTTTCGAGATTTCAAAAAACAGAGCAAAgagaaggtttttttttttaagttacgTACGTAGAAGGCAGTGACGGTTCCGGCTGAGTCACCCTCGACGAGTTTAATCTGGATAGAGACTTTACCGAACAAGTACTTGCTTCTTGACTCGAACCCAGCTCCTGAAACAGTCGATTAAACATTCAGAAACAGAGCATGCAAAACAGAGTATACAAAACAGAGGGAAGGCGTTTGGTTATGTACCAGAGGAGTTGTCAAGCTTGAGTTTTGTGACTTCTCCATCGTTAACACAGTGATCCATAGCCCAGCTAGAGCGGTAAAGTTCCTCGAACTTAGCTCCTGGAGCAGCTTCACCACAAGAAACCACACACAccatcatcaacatacacatgAACCAACCCATACccaccatttttttttctgtattaATCAAACTTCACTCTAAAGTCTCAGTGGAGGAGACAAGTGAGAGGGGAGTGGGTTTATAAAGGCAGGGGGGGGGGAGAGAGTGTGAGTGAGCTGGCATACAATGGAGAGAGGTGCCACGTTGGATTCGACGTGTGATTCAGGACATTTACaagtagacaaaaaaaaacccatCTTTATAAAGATGAAAGTTTTTTGTCGCTCAAATCAATTCAGAGAAGAGAtaaaagatagagagagagggagagatggGGAAATGTAGCCGTTGCTGTGATGGCATCACTCAGTGTGGCTCCACTTTGTACTACACAGAGGACAAGAATTGATGCTTCTCTGTCTAAAAAAACCCACTCTCTCAGTAGAAACACAGAGACTTTTATTGCTTTTTTAGAGAGAGATAAGTGAAAAACAGAGACTTTATTGCCttttttttagagagagaaacgAATGATTCTGAGTGTAATAAtaatgaagaaaaataaaaagaagaaaggaCCATTTTACAGCTCATTGGATTGGATCCAGCTGTACATTTGGCTCTCTTTGGGAGGAAGGAGTCAGAAAGCTCTAAATTTTATAATCTTTATTCATGCATCAAAGAAAGATATTGATTGGGTTTCACAGTGTTTTTGTCTCTCTCTCCTCACTTTATGGGGgaattcaatttttttggtGTTGCAGACATGGATTAGATGGATATGGCAGATGTGACGTCGTTTTTgatgaatttgaaaaaaaataaaaatatcttgaGTTTGCTTTGGTAAATTAAAACATTGTCAAGTTGGGTGTAACTGGAATAGCAACATTTATGTATGCGTGTGTGTACATCCGGGGACTAAGTTGTTGTCCTTCTTTGTCGCCATTAGAGACAGTGAAAACGACGGCGTTTTTGGAAGGCATTGAGATTGTCAAATGAAAATCACGGGCGTTTCTTGTATCGAGACAAAACGAGACACTGACGTATTTCTAATCCGAAATGTTTAAAACGATATTAATATACAACTCTGATCATCAGATTCAATGTTATCTCTCACTAAACACACCGTGTTTTGTTCTGTCTCGTGAACATTTGCCGAGCAAGTGGCTTTTTTACGGTTTTACGTAATCATGCGCGTGCGTAAGTGAACCGAGAAGCTTGGTTAATAGTATGAGGCAACGGCTCTTATCTCGGTCAGACTCATGCGTTTTTAACTGTGTCACTAGATATGTAAAGTTTAATACTTTTCACCATCATCATGATCACCCATGGTACTAATTACTACAGTACATCTTCCTGTCAGTAACTCATGATGAGATGACGCAAAAGTAAATGAATACCTTTTAATGTCACGTTTCCTTTCTCACTCTTCATTAGACTCTTACCCTTTCAAGGTATTTAAACACAACATTAACAAAAGAGCTCAATGAGGTAAGTAACCACAATTAATTAACCACAAAAGAACACAACCGGACTAATAACTCTTTTGGACTATTAAACTTGTCTCGTTTGTATTAGAAGTAAATCGAAgtaaaaaaatgttacaaataAGGGGCGAGTTCAGTGTTCGAACCGAGTTCACTCTTACAAGTAACATTGGGATCACTAAgttatttctattattttaatgTTCGAGAAAAAAACCGGTTATTTGCTCGGTTAGCCAAAGTCCTCTTTTATAGCCAAAGAGTGGCTCAAATAAGACAAAAGACAGCTCGTAGTCCTTTATCATGAGATCTTATATTCGGTCTTTGTTATAGTGAGATTAAATATATGCGATGCAGGTTTATCTCGCCTCATCACAAGGCTTAAAATGTGAATCATTGTATCATCTGTACTTCTTGACCATCACGTCTATCCCTTATATGGATGTGAGCTTGTCATGTCTCTTTCACCGTTATTATGTCTTCTAGCAAATTGGGTCTTTCTTGTCTTTTAAACCTTTTAATAGGTTTTTTTTGAGATCAGACCGGATATTGATAGTGGTGTGAAATCTTAAAAATTAAGGTAATTATAGTCATCAATTTCGTTTTGGGAtatgaaaaaatagaaaaaaaaattaaagtaattaTAGATCTTGCAACTTTAATTTCACGTTCAATATCATAAGCATGTTGGCTAGAATTGACCGATACCAACTTAATGTTAGCCTCTTTATAAGCACCATTAGCTTTCTTCAACTCTCTATCAGCCTTCTTCATCTTATGCATCACTGAATAAATAGCTGATGATTTATGCCTCTTGATATTCGTCACCTAACACCATTTGTAAAACCTATCAAGCAAACCTAACCATGATAGAATCGAGCCAACTAGCAGAAGAACAAATGTTGGGAGAGCCACAAATTCTAGGAGCGTAGTGGAGGTTAACCATATGACAgcaataacaaataaaataa is part of the Brassica rapa cultivar Chiifu-401-42 chromosome A09, CAAS_Brap_v3.01, whole genome shotgun sequence genome and harbors:
- the LOC117128296 gene encoding F-box protein SKIP19-like, with protein sequence MAMVLALKRISYCTLLAESLKVVGQSCPKLKTLKLNRRCYRRPRYVSEDDALAIAETVPGLRNLQLFGNMLSDIGLNTILDNCPNLERLDLRMCLNVNFVGDLKKQCSERIKVMRRPGDSTHDYPYEVFFYDANSFDDYFPEVDYPEDDDPYYPEDHYFPATSDNYGDDQYEIDIFGFVQI
- the XTH1 gene encoding xyloglucan endotransglucosylase/hydrolase protein 9, giving the protein MVGMGWFMCMLMMVCVVSCGEAAPGAKFEELYRSSWAMDHCVNDGEVTKLKLDNSSGAGFESRSKYLFGKVSIQIKLVEGDSAGTVTAFYMSSEGSNHNEFDFEFLGNTTGEPYIVQTNVYVNGVGNREQRLNLWFDPTTEFHTYSILWSKRSVVFIVDETPIRVHKNLEDKGIPFAKDQAMGVYSSIWNADDWATQGGLVKTDWSHAPFIASYKDFKIDACEVPTASDLSKCSGEEQRFWWDEPTVSELSLHQNHQLIWVRANHMIYDYCFDAARFPVTPLECQHHRHL